The window TGCTAGCCGGATGTGTTGTAGATTCCCTAATTATTTAAAGATCAACTGTAATGTTGTATGTTTTAAAACAAAGTTCATTTTATAACTTATCCAGTATATGGCGGGCCCTTGCTTTGTATGCTGCTGAATGGACTGAAAAATTTTGTTCTAAAACCTTTTTTAGTTCCGGGTGTATCCAATCGATTTTTTTTCCCAATAAGAACAATGAATGCATGGCGTAGGCTTTTGTTGCGACTTTTTCATCGTTGATAAGCCAATCGAAATTAATTTCTGATAATTGTTCAAGATGTGTTGCCCTCAGAGATCTTTTTGTTTTTGAAGGCTTCTTTTTAAAATATGCCTCACAGAGCAATTCGCATATTTTAGCACAAGGCCTTATAGCTGAGTCGTGTTTTAAAGATCTTATATTTTCTATGAAATAATCGAGAGAAGGCAGTAGCCAATCCAGTTTTTCTTTGCATACAAACTCTAATATCCAACACGACTTATATGAAATTTCAGGGTCAGGATCAAAACAATAGTGAAGGAGATCGTTAAATAACCCAGGGTTGTTGAGTACATATGTTGCAACTTCTTGTCTATTTTCCCGATAAGCTTTTACATATTGTAGTTTTTTAAATAAACCGGTCTTCATTTTTACTACATTTAAAGAAGTAAAAATAAAAAGATGAAAATTATAAAGAAAATCTTGATAGGACTTTTACTTGTGTTGGTGATAATGCAGTTTTTTCCACCTGATAAAAACCAATCAGGAGAAATTCCTGTAACGGACCTCATAGTTGCAACAACCCCATCACAGGAAATAGCTGAAATACTGAAGACATCGTGTTATGATTGCCACTCCGGCAACACCAAATATCCTTGGTATGCTAATGTAGCTCCTGTTTCCTATTGGATCTCGGATCATGTGAAGCATGGGAAAGGACACCTGGATTTTTCAATATGGGAAACTTATAACAATAAAAAGAAGGCCCATAAGATGGAAGAGATCGCAGAAGAGGTTAAAGAACACAAAATGCCTTTGGAGTCTTATTTATGGATACACAAAGAAGCAAAGCTTTCTCAAGTACAGATAGATAAGGTCGTAAACTGGGCAAAGTCTGAACAAGCTACTTATGAAGCAACAATGAAATAGCTTTGGGCACT of the Zhouia spongiae genome contains:
- a CDS encoding heme-binding domain-containing protein, which produces MKIIKKILIGLLLVLVIMQFFPPDKNQSGEIPVTDLIVATTPSQEIAEILKTSCYDCHSGNTKYPWYANVAPVSYWISDHVKHGKGHLDFSIWETYNNKKKAHKMEEIAEEVKEHKMPLESYLWIHKEAKLSQVQIDKVVNWAKSEQATYEATMK